Sequence from the bacterium genome:
TCGTTTACATTCACTACACGCTAAGGTTATTGCTGTTCTCATAATCTATTGGTGCAATCAAAGTTATCTGGACTGATTTCGAAAAAGACAATTTGATACCATCCGTATTTCCTGTTTTATTTAATGATTTCGCTGACCACGCCTGCGCCGACGGTATGGCCTCCTTCCCGAATGGCGAACCGTAACCCTTGCT
This genomic interval carries:
- a CDS encoding elongation factor Tu; amino-acid sequence: QGLRFAIREGGHTVGAGVVSEIIK